In Symmachiella dynata, the following are encoded in one genomic region:
- a CDS encoding alpha-E domain-containing protein codes for MLSRVANSVYWLSRYIERAENVARFIDVNYNLTLGETDSLGNQWAPLVYTTGDQEPFEKRYGAPTRENVLKFLSFDEDNPNSIISCAAFARENARTIRESLPSVVWEQLNKFFFMVRTAAKVSSTLDQPQEFCERVRLASHLLVGATDATMSHGEAWHFLRLGRLLERADKTSRIVDVQYYILLPDAHDVGSALDVVRWSALLKSASALEMYRRQHGKIVPERVADFLVLDRHFPRAIHFCLMKAQESLRNITGSTSGTFCNLAEQRMGQLCSAMDYTSVRDIVQHGLHQYIDDFQNRLNLVGAAISDDFFTTHQQRQARNAEASGQSQAQTQTQTQSS; via the coding sequence ATGCTGAGCCGCGTTGCGAATTCTGTGTATTGGTTGAGTCGTTATATTGAGCGGGCGGAGAACGTCGCCCGTTTTATCGATGTGAATTACAACCTGACTTTGGGGGAGACCGATTCGCTCGGCAACCAGTGGGCGCCGTTGGTCTACACCACCGGTGACCAGGAGCCGTTTGAAAAAAGGTACGGGGCACCGACACGGGAAAACGTGTTGAAGTTTTTGTCGTTCGACGAGGATAACCCGAATTCAATCATCTCCTGTGCGGCCTTTGCCCGAGAAAATGCGCGGACGATTCGCGAGAGCCTGCCGTCCGTGGTTTGGGAACAACTCAACAAATTTTTCTTCATGGTCCGCACGGCCGCCAAGGTCAGTTCGACGTTGGATCAACCTCAGGAATTCTGTGAGCGGGTCCGCTTGGCGAGCCATTTGTTGGTGGGCGCCACCGATGCCACGATGTCTCACGGCGAGGCTTGGCACTTTTTGCGGCTGGGGCGGTTGCTGGAGCGGGCTGACAAGACCTCGCGGATCGTCGACGTGCAGTATTATATTTTGTTACCCGATGCACACGATGTGGGATCGGCGCTCGATGTGGTCCGTTGGTCGGCTTTGTTGAAATCGGCCAGTGCATTGGAAATGTATCGTCGGCAACATGGCAAAATTGTTCCCGAGCGTGTGGCGGATTTTCTGGTGCTGGATCGCCATTTTCCACGCGCCATCCATTTTTGTCTGATGAAAGCGCAGGAGTCGTTGCGGAATATTACCGGGAGTACGTCCGGCACGTTTTGCAATCTGGCCGAACAACGCATGGGACAATTGTGTTCGGCGATGGATTACACCAGCGTGCGGGATATCGTCCAGCACGGGTTGCATCAATATATCGACGACTTTCAAAACCGATTGAATCTGGTAGGCGCTGCAATCAGCGATGATTTTTTTACAACGCACCAGCAACGACAGGCACGCAACGCCGAAGCGTCCGGTCAATCACAGGCACAAACGCAAACACAAACACAATCGAGTTGA
- a CDS encoding circularly permuted type 2 ATP-grasp protein produces MRQASYQSKGVFDEMFAPNGQPRASGAQFVERLQTLSDGSLQQRQKAAELSLENMGITFNVYGHAAGTEKVWPFDLLPRIIDATEWAMVEKGLQQRIRALNFFVNDVYNEQKIFKDGVVPDELVLSSKTLRKQCQGFQPPQGVWCHITGVDLIRDNDGQIYVLEDNLRCPSGVSYVLENREMMKRTFAHVFQGMSVAPIEDYSEQLLQTLLDCAPPGISDPIAVVLTPGIYNSAYFEHTFLAQQMGVELVQGSDLVVENGYVHMNTTRGLRRVDVIYRRIDDDFLDAKCFRKDSTLGVDHLMDVYRAGRVTLANAPGTGVADDKAVYAYVPEIIKYYLGEDAILPNVPTFLCSVEKQRKHVLANLDKLVVKPTNESGGYGILMGPQASQAERDKTAEAIRANPREWIAQPMLKLSTVPTLVGDELKPRHVDLRPFVLCGKEIYVMPGGLTRVALREGSMVVNSSQGGGSKDTWVLRNGDAVPPLPAMDAGGML; encoded by the coding sequence ATGAGGCAAGCTTCCTATCAGTCGAAAGGCGTCTTCGACGAAATGTTTGCTCCCAATGGTCAACCCCGGGCCAGTGGAGCTCAATTCGTAGAACGACTGCAGACGTTGTCGGACGGCAGTTTGCAGCAACGGCAAAAAGCGGCTGAGTTGAGCCTGGAAAACATGGGGATTACTTTCAATGTCTATGGGCATGCCGCCGGGACGGAGAAGGTGTGGCCGTTTGACCTGCTACCACGAATCATCGATGCGACCGAATGGGCGATGGTCGAAAAAGGATTGCAGCAGCGCATTCGCGCGTTGAACTTTTTTGTCAACGATGTCTACAACGAACAGAAGATCTTCAAGGATGGCGTCGTCCCAGACGAACTTGTGCTGTCTTCAAAAACATTGCGGAAGCAATGCCAGGGGTTTCAACCGCCGCAGGGGGTATGGTGTCATATCACCGGTGTCGATCTAATTCGTGATAACGACGGACAGATCTACGTGCTGGAGGATAACTTGCGCTGCCCGTCGGGGGTCTCCTATGTGCTCGAAAATCGCGAAATGATGAAGCGGACGTTCGCGCATGTGTTTCAGGGCATGTCGGTTGCTCCGATCGAAGACTATAGCGAGCAATTGTTGCAGACGTTGTTAGATTGCGCTCCTCCAGGAATCAGCGATCCAATTGCCGTGGTTCTGACGCCGGGGATTTACAACTCGGCCTATTTTGAGCACACATTTCTCGCCCAGCAAATGGGTGTGGAACTCGTGCAAGGCTCGGACTTGGTTGTCGAAAACGGCTATGTGCACATGAACACGACGCGGGGACTACGCCGCGTGGATGTGATTTATCGCCGAATCGACGATGATTTTTTGGATGCCAAGTGTTTTCGCAAAGACTCGACGTTAGGCGTCGATCATTTGATGGACGTGTATCGCGCAGGACGCGTTACGTTGGCCAATGCTCCTGGTACCGGGGTGGCGGACGATAAAGCGGTCTATGCTTACGTGCCTGAAATCATCAAGTACTACTTGGGCGAAGATGCGATTCTGCCGAATGTTCCCACGTTTTTGTGTTCCGTGGAGAAACAGCGTAAGCACGTGCTGGCCAACTTAGACAAATTGGTGGTCAAACCGACGAACGAGTCGGGTGGATATGGGATTCTGATGGGGCCGCAAGCTTCGCAAGCGGAACGCGACAAAACGGCTGAGGCGATTCGCGCAAATCCCCGCGAATGGATCGCTCAACCGATGCTCAAGCTGTCGACCGTCCCCACGTTGGTGGGTGATGAGTTGAAGCCTCGCCATGTTGATTTGCGACCCTTTGTGTTATGCGGCAAGGAAATCTACGTGATGCCCGGCGGACTGACGCGTGTGGCGTTGCGTGAAGGATCCATGGTCGTCAATTCCTCGCAAGGAGGAGGCAGCAAGGATACTTGGGTGCTGCGGAACGGTGATGCCGTACCTCCGCTCCCAGCGATGGATGCCGGAGGAATGTTATAA